GACAAGTGCGTTTTATGAGGCCGGTGAGAACCTTTCCGGGGCCAATTTCCACCACCTTTTCTATTTTTAATTCAGGCAATTTCAGCATGATTTCTCGCCAGCGTACAGAGCCGGTCATTTGCTTGCTGAGACGTTCTTTTAAAGTGGCTGGATCAGTCACCGGCAGCGGCTCAATATTTGACAACACCGGCACCTTAGCTTCTGCAAAATCAACACCTTCTAAAACCTTGGCAAATTCAGCCGCCGCCGGTGCCATCAAATGCGAATGAAATGCACCAGAAACTTTTAATTTAACAGCGCGTTTTGTTTTGATATTTGAGATAACTTCGTCTACGCCTTCAGGAGTTCCAGAAATAACAACTTGCGCCACGCTGTTATCATTTGCTAATACCACATCTGCCGTTTCTTCAACTTTTTTCTCTAATTGATCGCGGTCAAATCCCATCAGTGCCGCCATTTGGCCACCGGCAGCTTCACTCATTAATTCAGCGCGGCGTTTTACTAAGCGCAAACCGCTTTCAAAGTCAATTACTCCAGCAGCATAAAGAGCAACATATTCGCCTAAACTGTGGCCGGCTACGAGATTTGGTTGGTGTCCTTTTTCGCGCAACGCATCTACTAAAATGCTTTCAACCACATAAAGACAAGGTTGAGTGTAAAGCGTATTAGAGAGTTTTTCTTCGTCAGATTGGCATACTTCAATTACAGACCAACCGAGGATTTTTTCGGCTTCTTCAAATCTTTGTTTTGCTGCCGGTGAGTCTAAAAGATCGGCTGTCATTCCGACTTCTTGCGATCCTTGTCCGGGGAATACCCATGCTGTTTTTGTCATTGGTTCAGTTGTCATTTCTCATTTCTCATTTGTCATTTGCTAGGTTGGGTAGAAGCATGAAACCCAACTTTTATAAAGCTTATGTTTCCATCAAATACCGGCAGCCAAACTTGAGAAACCGGCAATTCCCAACTAAGAAATATTACAGCAATTTTCAGCTTATTTTTAGATCCGCCAGAAATCGGCTTTCTTAACCCCATTCAAAAATCGCCGCACCCCAACTCAACCCCGCACCAAACCCAGCCGTAGCAATCACATCTCCCGCCTTAATTTTTCCCTCCCTCACCGCTTGATCTAAAGCCAGAGGAATTGAAGCCGCCGAAGTATTGCCATGATGCGCCAAATTACTAATCACTTTTTCGGGTTCAATTTTCATTCGTTGGGCGACTGCATCTAAAATCCGTTGATTGGCTTGGTGCATAATTAACCAGTCAATCTGATCTGATGTCAAATTCGCTCTAAATAAAGCTTTTTCTATGACTTCCGGCACTTTTTTTACCGCAAAACGATAAATTTCTTGACCATTCATCGTAATGCGATTATAACCGCCTTGACTGACATCAACTCCGGGGATAATTTCGTAGGGTTGCGGTTGATAAGCCAATTGTAAATTGTGATAACCGGCCCCATCACTCCGCAATTCAAAACCCAACAAATTATCTTTTTCAGACGCTTGTAAAACAACGGCACCGGCCCCATCTCCAAATAAAATACAAGTGCGCCGGTCTTTCCAATCTACCCACCGAGACAAAATATCAGCGCCAATTAACAGAATATTTCTATAGGTGCCGGTGCGGATAAATTGGCTTGCCGTTACCAACCCAAAAACAAACCCCGAACAAGCAGCCGTCATATCAAAAGCCACTGCACGAGTTGCTCCTAATTTGGCTTGAATTAGACCGGCACTGCCAAATAAATCATCGGCGCTTGAAGTCGCCAAAATAATTAAATCTAGCTCTTGCGGCTCAATTTTTGCCATTTCCAGAGCATTTTTAGAAGCCTCTGTTGCCAATTGAGCGAGGCTTTCTTGGGGACTTGCAACGCGACGCTCGCGGATGCCGGTGCGTGAGGCGATCCACTCATCGGAAGTTTCCACAATGTGGGTGAGTGCTTGGTTATCGAGGCTGGTTGCCGGTGCTGCTGAACCACAGCCAATAATTGAGATGCCGGTGCCTAATTGATTCAAGGTTCCTCCGTCTTTTTTCTTGAGTTTAGGAAAAGGGGGATGAGTTTTGTTTAGAGTTTTTATATCCTCTGATTTTTGGTTTTTTTCATCTGTGTTTGGCTTTGTTAATTGGGGGTTTTTAAAACCGCAGATAAACGCAGATAAACGCAGATGTTTTTGGTTAACTCATCTCCTTTTCCTCACTCTTTTGGCTGACTGATTATTGCTGATTCTTTGTCTGGTTTTTTGTATTGCGATTGGATGCGTTCTAAAACCTCATTATCGACGGCTTCTTTTGCTAAGCGCACCGCATTACATACGGTGGCTGCTTTTGAGGAACCGTGACCAATAATGCAAACGCCAGCAACGCCTAGCAGCAATCCGCCGCCGTGTTCTACATGGTCAATGCGTTGTTTGATGCGTCGTAAATTTGGTTTTAAAAGAGCGGCTCCAACCTTGCCGTTTATGCCTTTAACGAGTTCTTCTCGTAGAATATCTAGGACAACTTCGCCAACGGCTTCGGCAAATTTTAGTAATACATTGCCGACAAAACCATCGCAGACAATGACATCAAATTTTCCGGAAAGTACGTCTCGGCCTTCAGCATTTCCGATGAAAGGAACCAAGGCGTTATCTTGCAGCAGTTGGTGGGTACGAAGTGCTTGGTCGTTGCCTTTGCAAGGTTCTTCCCCAATGTTCAGTAAACCGACTTGAGGCTGAGGAATTCCTAGCACATATTGGCTATAAATTGTCCCCATGACGGCAAATTGTTCTAAAAACTTTGGTCGGCAATCGACATTTGCCCCCACATCCAAAATCAAAACCGGCTTATTCGGTATAACTGTCGGAAATACGGCCCCAATTGCTGGCCGGTCAATACCAGGGAGCCGGCCTAAGCGTAGTAAAGCCGCTGCCATAGCTGCGCCAGAGTGGCCGGCGGACACCACTGCGTCAGCTTTTTTTTGTTTTACGCAGTCCATAGCCACATTAATTGAGGATTTTGGCTTGCGTTTGAGAGCCGTCAAAGGCTCCTCGTCCATTTCCACAATGCCTTCTGCCGGCACGATTTCTGGCCATTTAGCATTGGGATGTTGTTTAAGGGAGGCTTCTATTTGCTGGGGATCACCCACCAATAACACCTCAACGTCCAATTCTTCCTGTGCTTTGATCGCTCCCGCAACGATTTGGGCCGGGGCATAATCCCCTCCCATAGCGTCAATTGCAATTTTTGCCCGCGTCGAACCCATTGATCATGCGTCGTAGAAACCTTAAGAATTTTAGCAGTTGCCGGTGACAAGCGAAACATAATATGGAATTTTTACTGTTTTGGCATAAACTGAGACTGTTTGCGGCCCCGCTTGCACCTCTTTTAACGTTTTACTTACACTAATGCTTGAGTTATTGAGTTCGGGTTTCCTATCGCTGTGGTTAGAGAAAGCGGGATTACCGGCCCGCGAGTTCAATGCTTTTTCGTTGTTAGCCGGCCCTGGAATTCCGGGCTGGACATTGCCGGTTGAACCCCAACCAGCCACCATCGGCTCTTTAGAAAAGTATTTACAAACCTTAACCGCCAAAGGCTTGTCAAAAAACGCTCAAGGTGTATGGTTACAAACCAATACAACGGTGCTCGCCAACAACCAAGGAACAACTCCACTGTCTGCTGCATCCCTGACTAAAATTGCCACCTCAATAGCAGCCTTAGAAAAGTGGGGCCCAACTCATCAATTCACAACAGTATTTTCCGCCACCGGCCCCATAGAAGACGGTGTTTTAAAAGGTGATTTAATTGTCACAGGCGGCGGCGATCCATTTTTTATCTGGGAAGAAGCCTTTGCCGTCGGAAATGCCCTCAATAAACTCGGCATTAAACAAGTCACCGGCAATTTAATAATTAACGGCAATTTTTCCGTAAACTTTGAACAAGATCCCCTTCAAAGCGGACAACAATTCATCGAAGCCTTAAACCCGGAAATATGGCAAGAAGACGCAAGTTTTGTTTATTCCAGCCTACCCCCTGGAACACCCAAACCGAAACTAGAAATTAACGGCACAGTTAAACTCGGTCAAACCAAAGGAAAACCACTACTCCGCCATTATTCTTTACCCCTGAGCGAAATTATTCGCCAAATGAACATTCACAGCAACAACGAAATAGCTCAAATGCTGGCCGACGGAGTGGGCGGTGCAAATGTTGTCAAAGATTTAGCAGTAAAAGCAGCCGGTGTACCCCCCGAAGAAATCTTATTAATTAACGGTTCAGGCTTAGGTCAAGAAAACCGAATTTCTCCCAGAGCAGCCTGTGCAATGTACATAGCATTACAGCGTTATTTATATCAGCAACCAGACAAAAACTACACCATAGCAGATATATTTCCTGTCGCCGGCAAAGACGAAGGAACAGTAGAAGATCGAAAAATGCCGAAAGCTTCAGTAGTAAAAACCGGCACCCTTTCTAACGTCAGCGCCTTAGCCGGAATGTTACCAACAAAAGACTATGGAGTAGTATATTTCGCCATCATTAACAACCGAGGCGAAGACATCGACGGATTAAGAGCAAAACAAGACAGCTTCCTGCAAACATTACAAAAACAATTCGGAGGAAACCCAACTCTTCCCCTCACAGCAATCGCCCCCGGCTTTTCCCACAGTGACGCTGATATCAAAATAGGAGATGTAGCCAGAAACGAAATAGTAACCGGCGGCTAAATATCATAGATTATTAACGCTGTTGCTGAGGCACAATCTCTGTAACAACCGGCCCCCCACCCCCCGTCACAGTAACAGTTTGATCCTTCAAAGAACCGGTCGCTTTAGGCCCAGAAACCGTAAACTCTGGGTCAACTTGCCGATAAATAACATTTCCTTCAGCTTCAATATTTTCGGTTTTGAGTAACCACATTAACTCATCAGCCCGCAATTGAGATTGTTTAACAGTATCAAAGCCTTGAACATTGCCGGTTAGATAGCATATTTCTTGTTTAATGTCAACTTTTCCACTATTGCCTGTGAAGATTATTTTGTCTTCAACCTGATTAATTTTCACCGGCTCAGAAGAAGTCACCATTTCCGCGTCTAAATTCCAACTAATTGCATTACTCGTAATTTGCAAAGTCGGGTCTAATAATGTCACCGTAGCATTTTCTTTTAAAGTAACAATCTTAGTTTTTAAATTAACTTCACCTTGTTTGCTTTCGGCTTTATCCGAGATTTTTTGAGCTTCGTAGCGGTCAATTAAAAGCGATTGTGGAGCGATTACAAGTTCTTTATCTATCTCCCATAATACCCGCTCAGTTCGCAATTGTAAAATCGGTTCTTCTTTGGTAATAGCGAGCACCTCGCCAATTAATTCCATTTGGCGTTTGCGGCTATACATTCGGCCTTCTTTGGCAAAAGCATCGAGTTGTTTGTGAGTGCCGTTTAAGTTTTTGCGAACAATTAATAAATCCTGGTCAGGAGTCCATTCTAACTCATCACCGCGCAACACGGCCCCGCTTTGAATATCTATAGCAATAATCTCTTTTTTGAGGAAGATTTTTTTGCCGTCTTGTTGAACTTCCCCTTCTTTTGCTTGGATGCGAAAAACTAATTTTCCGTCTTGATATAGTTCTCCTTCTGGGCTTTCTACTTCGGCAATTTCTTGGTTTTTTCTATATCTGGCTTTGCTGGCTGTGAATTTCCAAACCGGTTGACCGTTTTCTTTAAATTGTTCTAAAACTGCATTATTAACTATTAAGCTTCCCTGTTCTTCTTGTGGGGTTTGTGCGGGTTCGGCTGGGGTTGTGTTGCGATTTCCACACCCGCATAAAAACAAAGAAAATGCCAAAAGTAAAAGCCAAAAAAAAGATTTTTTTAATTGTTTTTGTTTGGCCTTTTTACTTTTAGCTTTTTTCACAATTACCTTAAATGGAGTATCCCATTTTTTGAGGTTTTCCCTGGTACCGCTTGGGGTGTGGGGGTCAAGAAATGGGGTTTTCTATTTGCTTGCTACAGTAAAGGGATGTTATCTGAACTCTTAACGTCCTTGTGGCTCATCCAATAAACTGATGCCCGAAAGGGGCCGGTAGGTGTAGTTTCCCCCATTACGGGGGGTTTTTTGGATGTCTTCTTTGACGCTTTCGAGGTCTATATAACGGTCGGCTACGTTAATTAAACTATCGCTTGTCATTGAGCGCAAGCTGACGACTTCGACGCGGACACCGCGATAGCTTACGGCATCGACAGCATAGGCAAGATCGCCATCTCCACTGACTAAAACTGCGGTGTCATAGGAGCCTACTAAAGCCATCATATCAACGGCAATTTCTA
This genomic window from Ancylothrix sp. D3o contains:
- the fabD gene encoding ACP S-malonyltransferase, whose product is MTKTAWVFPGQGSQEVGMTADLLDSPAAKQRFEEAEKILGWSVIEVCQSDEEKLSNTLYTQPCLYVVESILVDALREKGHQPNLVAGHSLGEYVALYAAGVIDFESGLRLVKRRAELMSEAAGGQMAALMGFDRDQLEKKVEETADVVLANDNSVAQVVISGTPEGVDEVISNIKTKRAVKLKVSGAFHSHLMAPAAAEFAKVLEGVDFAEAKVPVLSNIEPLPVTDPATLKERLSKQMTGSVRWREIMLKLPELKIEKVVEIGPGKVLTGLIKRTCPDIGLENINTLAQIEG
- a CDS encoding beta-ketoacyl-ACP synthase 3 is translated as MNQLGTGISIIGCGSAAPATSLDNQALTHIVETSDEWIASRTGIRERRVASPQESLAQLATEASKNALEMAKIEPQELDLIILATSSADDLFGSAGLIQAKLGATRAVAFDMTAACSGFVFGLVTASQFIRTGTYRNILLIGADILSRWVDWKDRRTCILFGDGAGAVVLQASEKDNLLGFELRSDGAGYHNLQLAYQPQPYEIIPGVDVSQGGYNRITMNGQEIYRFAVKKVPEVIEKALFRANLTSDQIDWLIMHQANQRILDAVAQRMKIEPEKVISNLAHHGNTSAASIPLALDQAVREGKIKAGDVIATAGFGAGLSWGAAIFEWG
- the plsX gene encoding phosphate acyltransferase PlsX, whose protein sequence is MGSTRAKIAIDAMGGDYAPAQIVAGAIKAQEELDVEVLLVGDPQQIEASLKQHPNAKWPEIVPAEGIVEMDEEPLTALKRKPKSSINVAMDCVKQKKADAVVSAGHSGAAMAAALLRLGRLPGIDRPAIGAVFPTVIPNKPVLILDVGANVDCRPKFLEQFAVMGTIYSQYVLGIPQPQVGLLNIGEEPCKGNDQALRTHQLLQDNALVPFIGNAEGRDVLSGKFDVIVCDGFVGNVLLKFAEAVGEVVLDILREELVKGINGKVGAALLKPNLRRIKQRIDHVEHGGGLLLGVAGVCIIGHGSSKAATVCNAVRLAKEAVDNEVLERIQSQYKKPDKESAIISQPKE
- a CDS encoding D-alanyl-D-alanine carboxypeptidase gives rise to the protein MLELLSSGFLSLWLEKAGLPAREFNAFSLLAGPGIPGWTLPVEPQPATIGSLEKYLQTLTAKGLSKNAQGVWLQTNTTVLANNQGTTPLSAASLTKIATSIAALEKWGPTHQFTTVFSATGPIEDGVLKGDLIVTGGGDPFFIWEEAFAVGNALNKLGIKQVTGNLIINGNFSVNFEQDPLQSGQQFIEALNPEIWQEDASFVYSSLPPGTPKPKLEINGTVKLGQTKGKPLLRHYSLPLSEIIRQMNIHSNNEIAQMLADGVGGANVVKDLAVKAAGVPPEEILLINGSGLGQENRISPRAACAMYIALQRYLYQQPDKNYTIADIFPVAGKDEGTVEDRKMPKASVVKTGTLSNVSALAGMLPTKDYGVVYFAIINNRGEDIDGLRAKQDSFLQTLQKQFGGNPTLPLTAIAPGFSHSDADIKIGDVARNEIVTGG
- the lptC gene encoding LPS export ABC transporter periplasmic protein LptC, whose amino-acid sequence is MKKAKSKKAKQKQLKKSFFWLLLLAFSLFLCGCGNRNTTPAEPAQTPQEEQGSLIVNNAVLEQFKENGQPVWKFTASKARYRKNQEIAEVESPEGELYQDGKLVFRIQAKEGEVQQDGKKIFLKKEIIAIDIQSGAVLRGDELEWTPDQDLLIVRKNLNGTHKQLDAFAKEGRMYSRKRQMELIGEVLAITKEEPILQLRTERVLWEIDKELVIAPQSLLIDRYEAQKISDKAESKQGEVNLKTKIVTLKENATVTLLDPTLQITSNAISWNLDAEMVTSSEPVKINQVEDKIIFTGNSGKVDIKQEICYLTGNVQGFDTVKQSQLRADELMWLLKTENIEAEGNVIYRQVDPEFTVSGPKATGSLKDQTVTVTGGGGPVVTEIVPQQQR